CTCGCCTACTTCCTGCTCAACGAGACGTGGGGGACGTACTGGGCGGTGACGGGCATCATCCAAAACGACGTCATCCACTACAGCCCCTTGATGCTCAACGCATTCAGCCTGACGGCCGATTTGTGCGGCGGAACGGGCCATCTTCTGCTGTTGATCTTGCAAAAGCGCTTCCGGTTCAGCGTCAAGCAGGGCGTCATGTTCGGCGCCGTCATGACCCTGATTCCGCAGCTGTGGGGAGGCATTGGGCGCTTCACGACCAAGGTCGGCTTCCACAACGAATGGGAGTTTTGGCTGGTTCAGGCCTGGAACATCACCACGGCGGCCTGGGGTGGGTACAACGTGACCATGATCTCCGAGGTGGTGCCGGGCCCAAAGTCATACATGTTCTTTGCCCTGTTCAACTGCGTCGGCAAGACTTCGGGCTTTGTCGGACCCTTCATCACGGCGGCCATCATCCAGGCCGACGGCGGAAAGAACAATGGCGCATACTGGTTCCTGCTCGGCACCGGGCTGTTGGGCCTACTGACGCTGTACTTTGTGGACACGGACCAGGCAAAGATTGACAGTGCTGCATGTGAGTTTTCATTCCTGATTTAGAAAATCAGCTTGACCAGTTTGCGTTACTGACTTCTTGGAACAGACTTGGCACGGGAAGCAGAAGAAATGTACTCCGAAGAGCAGAGGGCAGCCGCCAAACATAACCTGGAAGAGAGCTCACCGGGCACTACGACGCCAATGACGCCCGCTGGTGTTTCCACCGCCGAGATGCAGGATTCGGAAAAAGCATCAACAGCCGTAGAGCACCCAGTTGGGACAAATGCTGTCGGGCAATCAAAGTGTTGACGAGGCGACGGTCCTGCATAAGTCAGGCAAATGGCAGGAATAGAGACAAAATATTCCTGGTACGGTACCTGCAAAGCCTGGAGCAACTGCCGATCACAGCGACGTTCGCATTCGCTTTGGCGGGCTGATGGTTCAGTTCAGTTCCTCGTGGCGTTGTGGATAAACCTTAATTCGACCGAGAGAAACATGTCTCGTTTTAAACATTCCGACTTGAGTCTAGACTTTTCGCTTCCAGACTTTTTCTTATCGTGACTGACTGACTCTATCCTTTGCGACATTGGGTGGACAACCTTGAAAGTAACCTTATTGTGCACGCACAGCAAGGTAATGCACGCTATCGGACAAGCTTCCCCTCACAAGGATGAGGAGATGACCAGGGATAGCACGCAATACAGGGACCCCGCATGAAACAATCGCCCAGTTCAGACGTGAAACCCCGCACCCCAAGTTTTTTGCTCACTGCGCCAAACTTTGCCCAGCGATCGTCTAGCTAATTATTAGCGGCGTCGCCTGCCGTAGATTGCTAATTGCTGCAGAACAATTACCACTTGAACACCAAAACTTATTCGCTAGCAAGCttccaagaaaagaaaaaaaattagccAGGAAAATGACTATCCGCCTAGCTCGCGACGAGGAGCCGGCCGCCGCTGTTGGCCAAGGCCTCAAAGGCCACAAGCTGCTCATGCTAGTGCCTGCGCCCTACATGCCGCCCCCGGAGCATCTGGACTACCTGCGAAGAAGGTTTCCCGGGCTGGAGATCTTTGCCCACGCCCGGGAGTGGGCTGACAGGAACGCTCCGGCTGCATCGGCCGACGGAGGCTGGAGGTGGGAGGACATAACCATTCTCATCACCGGCAGCGCCCTGCCGAGCAAGGAAGAGGCAGTCAAGCTCCAATACGTGCAGCTGCTCAGTGCCGGCGCCAACCACATCCTCCAGCATCCCCTCTTCGCAGAGACTGACATAACATTTTGCACCGCCAACGGGGTTCACGGCCCGCAGATCAGCGAGTGGGTCGTCGGCACGCTGCTGTCCTTTGAGCATCATTGTCAGTTCTTTCCCGCGCGTGCTCAGGTTATCCTTGTTTGTTGGAAAGCAAAGTTTGCGCACTAACACAAACGCCATCTTATGTCACGTCTCTGGTAACAGTGCCTCCTTTGTGGGATCAGCAAAAGGAGTCCCGCTGGGAGAAAAAAGATGCCTACCAACAGGTTACCGATTCTGTCGGACGCAGATTGTAAGTCGTTGATTCCTTGTCCCAGGCCCAAATGAACATTTCATCTAACATGATGCCCCTCAGAGGAGTCCTCGGCTATGGAAGCATTGGAAGGCAGACCGCACGCCTCTGCAAGGCACTGGGAATGGATGTGCACGCGTACACCCTCCATCCGCGACACACTGCCGAGTCGCGTCGCGATACTTCGTACGCGCCTCCAGGAACCGGAGACCCCGAAGGCTTGTTCCCTTCCAAGTGGTTCTCTGGAGGGAGCAAGCAAGACCTGCACCGGTTCCTCTCGTCTGGGCTCGATGTGCTCGTCATCTCGACACCATTGACCGACAAGACGACTCACCTGCTTGGGCCGGAGGAGTTTGAAATCTTGAGCCAGCGTGGAACCTTTGTCTCCAACATTGCTCGCGGTCCGATTATTGACACGGATGCACTCATAGACGCGCTGAACACGGGGAAGATTCGTGGCGCGGCGCTGGACGTGACCGACCCTGAACCACTGCCCAAGGATCACGCTCTGTGGAAGGCCAAGAATGTGACGATAACACCCCACCTGAGCTCGGCCTCCAACTCGTACGGCAAAAGGATCATGGGTATTTTGGAGGGAAATTTGGAAAAATTGAGCCAGGGCAAGCCACTGATGAACCGAGTGAGCCGGAAGGACGGCTATTAGTTGTGACCCATCGTAAATTTATGACACAAACCTACTGCTGTAGGACCCTGAGAAAAAGACCCTGCATGTTACTGCCGGTTCCGCTGTGGGGTGAGAATTGTGAAGAACTCGAAGGCATCATCATATCCAATTCGTGTAGTTTGGCCGTGACGCTTCCCAAGATGCGCCCTTCTACTGGTGATGATGACGGGAAAGTGGAGTACCGACAAGTCAGCCAAGGCGTGTCCAAGATTCTCGACCCCAAAAAACCCCAGTTTTGAAGCAACTTGAGGATCCAGTTCGGCCCACATTTAACGTCACTTGGTGACGCAACAGATTGCCATAAGGCCACTGTCTTGACCTCGACCGGACGGAAAACATGGAATGCGGCGGCAATCTCGGTGGCGATCCTCTGAATTTTGAATTGCGAGGTGAGATGTCGATCGGAACTCGGAAGGAAGGCTGTTTTGTGTCGATGTGCACAATGTCGAGCTTGCTGGCCCACGCTGGAGCAGCACCTATTTCTGGACCAGGGTCTGGCTGGCTGATGTGATGTCACCGGTTCCTGGTTTTACAGGCTCGATACGATCACGACCGAACATATAAGTGGCAGCAGTTGTTGCTCGACAGGTTCCGATATTGCATTCTCGACATGCACAACCAAACCTAATAACAACAAGATACCAATTTGTTTAGCGACATTACTTGCTTCAGCTTGTCTTTGCTCATACCCCCAACTCTACCTTAGCAACAACCAAAAACATCATCAAAATGGGTCTCGGAACCAAGATCAAGACTGCTCTGCACGGCGACAGCCACTCCCGCAGCGGCTCGGCTTCTTCCTATGAAGATGGTCGTCTCCCCGGCTCATTCCCCTCGGATGGCACCGCCACCAACAACAccaccaacaccaccaccaacaacaccAAGCCAAGCACAACCAACGGCTTGAGCTCAACAACCAAGACCGGCGATGTCAACACCCACAACTCTACCCTCAAGAAGGGTGGACGCCACACCAAGACAGACTCGGGAGTCGACTTTGCAGACGGCCCGGGCCACAGCAAGGATGTCCACAGCAGCAACTTGACCGGTGGTGACTACCAGCGCCCCGTCAGCCGCGAGGGTGGCATCGGCGGCATCGACGACCACACCTCGTCCAAGAAGAACGACCCCTACTGGGGCAACATCAAGCAGAGCGGCTACGAGCGTGATCTGCCGCACCGCCCCGTGAGCCAGGTCGACCGTGATCTCAACGGCACCGACAGTGGCGCTTACGGCTCCGGCCTGAACAACACTCGCGACGGCATGGTCCACGACAATGTCCGCTCGAGCAATGCAGGCCCTCACTCGAGCAACATGATGAACAAGGCCGACCCGCGCGTCGACTCTGACCTCGACAACCGTGGCGCCAACGGTGTCAACGGTGTCAACGGAGGAGCATACAACGGCACCACCGGCAACAACTACAACTCTCGCGGCGGAATGCTCGACGTCACCTCCGGCAGCAACTACAACTCTCGCGGCGGAATGCTCGACGGCACCACGGGCACTCAGGGTCTGGGCTCCACCAACCAGGGCCCCCACAACTCCAACATGCTCAACAAGGCCGACCCCCGCGTGGACTCGGACGTCGACCACCGCGCAACCAACAACTACGGCTCAAACACCACGGGCTACAGCTCAAACAACACGGGCTACGGTTCCAACACCACCGGCTACGGCTCCTCCAACATGAGCGGCAACGGAACCGGCCGCGACGTGCACGGCACCAACCTCACCACCCACGGCGGCAGCAACGACATGACGGGCGCCAGCGGCCGCCGCTCCGACCTGCACAACGTCGGCCTGGCGCACCCCAACGAGCCCGTGCTGGGCGAGCACCACGACGACCGCCTGCGCGCCCGCGACAACGGCTACAGCCCCGTCAACGGCGGCCTGGGCGGCAGCAAGCCGCACCACGCCTCGCTggccgaccgccaccacgAGGAGGAcctgcgcgacgcgggcctcTACAGCAGCGGCCGCGACAGCTACGGCAGCCGTGAGGGCTACAGCcgcaacggcggcggcaacaacACGACCGACAGCAACGGCAACGTCGTGTACGGCAGGAGCGCCAGCACGCGCGGCTCGCCCCAGCGCGGCCACGGCGTCGGCGggccccagcagcagcagcacggcGACTCCAGCTCGTCGCACTTTGTGCCCAGGGTCATGCACACCTGCAACAACTGCGGCACCGACAACGACATTAGCCGCTACTTTCGCTCCGACGTCTCATACCGCCTGGGCTGAAGAGATATGATGTTATGATCCGTTTTTTCATTTGTTTCCTTTGTGCAAACTTGGAGCGGTATTTTTCGGCTATTTGTCAGCGATTTCCTTAAGATTGTATCATAATACGACGGAAAACTGTTACAATACAAGTAATTGAGAATTTGAGATGAACTCTGCTGCAAGACGACGTGTTTCAAGTGGTGATTGTTGGCCATCATGACAAGACCGTGGTAGGCTATGATACCATCAATGTCTGCCAGTGCCACGAATTTGCAACAATGAACGCAATGAGATTTCAGCAAGACAGCTTTCCAAATACAGCTCATGACGACCTAGCGTCACTCCAATACGCTTGGTGCTAGACGCTGTTTGACTTGGTCCTGCAGCGCGGAGGGAATTGTTGCCAACTTGCCGATGTGATCGGGTGCTTCAATGTCGAGCTGTTTGGCTTGATACATTTTGCGTTCATATTAACCAGCCACTTGAATAGTCGCCAGTCACCTTTACCATATACGGTCCGCGTCTGTAACGAGTACGTTTGGGCGTGAAAAGGTAAATTTGGACAAACGGTATACAAATGGGTAAATAGCCGGTAGATGTGGTGGGATCAGTTTCCTTTGAGGCTTTGGGTCGGCCTTACGAGCACAGGGCAGCACCAGTTTGCGTAAATGTTCAGGTATTTCAACGTCCCCGTCTGTACTACCACTGGGTAGCCCCCCCAAATACTACTGACTACCAGAAATGGCTGCTTGGCAAGGACGCCCATACATTTCTGAGCGGACTGAACGAGAATTTTGAGGGTTGGCCATTGAATCGATACCATATTACGAACGCCCTGACAAGCCCAGACCGGCTGCAACTTTTTAGTAGCCTTCTTATATCCCTCAATTCCCATTTTATATCAAAATTGCCCGCACTCTTCTAAGGCTGGCGAATAATCGCGTCGGTGTTGGTGCAAATGCAAGGGTTAGCTCTGCAAAGCGATAAAATGATTAGAAATCGGCACCTTGTTTTCGAAAGCATGTTGCTTCCAAAGGCAAGAAGATTGATTGCGCGAAGAGATAAAAACTTGCCCGTTAGTGCAAAAGCCGTTGACCAATGTCTGTTTTTTGCAGCGGGCTGGGCAGTCCGAGGTGGTCGGGCATGTTGTGGCGCAGATTGCTCGACCATTTCTGTGTGGAAAATAGAAAACTCCAGCACATTAGCATGTGAATCATAAAAAGATCACTCTAGTCTTGTACGGTTAGGGGCGCGGGGACGTACAAGCCGAGACAGCGGTGTGTTCCGTCGCTACTCGCTGCACATTTAATGCCAATTGGGCATAGGACATTGGAGGTTGGGAGGATCTGGAGTGAACCACCTGCAGTTGCAGGTGGGTCAACTGCAGCTACTAGAGTGGGCAGGATAATGTAAAGGGCGAGGGAAAACTGCATTTTGAGAATAATAGGTTGTTGGAATAAGAGCAAGGTCGTGGAATTAAAGTTGAAAACAGGCTGATTTAAACAGGTGGAATGGTCATCAAGACTCAAGGGGTGTAGGAGGAAAATGGGGTTAAAGTTGAATATCGATTTTGTAAGTGTAaggtgttacgaccagacagttgggccggtaccagggaggccaggtggggtcacacccctcctaacgacacccgcccagagaaatcaccgaccggcaaaaaaaggattacataaaaaaaaattacgtaatttcacgtaattgccaaaaaagtaatttcaataattattaaaggattataacaaattaaaGGAAATGATTTTTGCGATTTGTAACAAATTAGGAAAAATTAcattcggaatataatttatataaggtacgtttattattatataaataaattcgattttaggattgtttagcagcaattaaattttaattaaccttaatatttatttgaaaacaattataattttatccccaattattaaaaaccccaattacccaattaaacgtttaattgttttaatttattatattttaccccaaaaataaattaccccgatattttaatcgtaatattttaattattcctatttaatattttgttttaaaaTATATCGAATAATATTCGATAATATATTTTTTCAGACGTCCAAAAATAATACCCCCAACATTCCGGCCATAAGCAGCAAagcggcccaaaaagcccctaTTCGGCCCAAAAACGATAACAATAacgaaaacgaaaaaaaccaaTTCCGCAAATAGGTTATtagtgtcacggccaggcatacattggagaacctcagtgtattaggcgctatcgacgaaaattctaaactgaagagaagagagaaattacaatcgtcgacgcgctcaagagacgcgcttaaatccggaggtagtggatccttgtccgatccctggctcggtgtggagccgagtcgtgattctgagggtaggtctaggggcctgatcctcacattacccccctctaaggcctgatcgacgtaggcggtcagagtcttgagtttgtcacgtgtgtctcctcggggccttcctccgctctcgtgtctttttcgcatcgtgctcggcaacattgtcctcgggtccgtcctccgcaaaaacatcctctgctgcgctcctgatccactgttgcaaatttaccggaggtccCACCGAAGGCGCTGTTAAAGGGTGTAACCCCACGGGCTCCATTACTGGTGGAGTTGTTTTGGGTGGCCAACTGGTCCTTCAGTTGGGCAATAGTAGCCAAGAGGTCTTGCAAATGCGATTGAGTGATGGTGGCCTGGCCGGTTgtgttttcgctttcgtttgccatttcgcttctcatttgggcggcaggcgagggcgctctgcttggaaatttcggaatttcgttcctgccgtctgacgtcttggcagaaggttggtggggagggcTTCGCGCCTCTCCTGAGTGTTCGGAAACtgactcgtactcgtacgatccgtcaacttcgatgctgtcgactggctgatcttgctctgtgtcgtattggggctcaacgggctcttcaggctctgtgttggcgctggtaggagcgggctctactggctctgggctcactggggcaactgtaatctctccgttttgatccgaaccttcggtgttgggagtagcagtgcctgaagccaaattatctggctttgctgagtttgcgtttgtcacgcgttgggattggcgaatcggtgggccgtaattcttacgcggcgacattgatTTCGCGAATGGTGTCTTCTGTGGCCTAGTTTACCGTCGTGCACAGCCGACGTAGTGAATGATTGAATGAAGGGATTGaacgatatattttaattgcttcaccagcaaatcatagtgagtttagaattatgtcacggccaggcatacattggagaacctcagtgtattaggcgctatcgacgaaaattctaaactgaagagaagagagaaattacaatcgtcgacgcgctcaagagacgcgcttaaatccggaggtagtggatccttgtccgatccctggctcggtgtggagccgagtcgtgattctgagggtaggtctaggggcctgatcctcacaattAGGACCAACCAGGAATTCCACAAATAAACGTTCcgctgtcacgggcaggcagggcggacaggtaggtgcgggcgatcaggtaacaggacagagtatattggctatctagtcttccaggtacagggtagcaggtggttgttgacgaagacgtagctcgaggagctacatatcggaga
The Pyricularia oryzae 70-15 chromosome 1, whole genome shotgun sequence DNA segment above includes these coding regions:
- a CDS encoding glyoxylate reductase, which translates into the protein MTIRLARDEEPAAAVGQGLKGHKLLMLVPAPYMPPPEHLDYLRRRFPGLEIFAHAREWADRNAPAASADGGWRWEDITILITGSALPSKEEAVKLQYVQLLSAGANHILQHPLFAETDITFCTANGVHGPQISEWVVGTLLSFEHHLPPLWDQQKESRWEKKDAYQQVTDSVGRRLGVLGYGSIGRQTARLCKALGMDVHAYTLHPRHTAESRRDTSYAPPGTGDPEGLFPSKWFSGGSKQDLHRFLSSGLDVLVISTPLTDKTTHLLGPEEFEILSQRGTFVSNIARGPIIDTDALIDALNTGKIRGAALDVTDPEPLPKDHALWKAKNVTITPHLSSASNSYGKRIMGILEGNLEKLSQGKPLMNRVSRKDGY